The proteins below are encoded in one region of Eulemur rufifrons isolate Redbay chromosome 2, OSU_ERuf_1, whole genome shotgun sequence:
- the CYP19A1 gene encoding aromatase has product MVLEMLNPMQYNITSMVPEVMPAATMPILLLTGLLLLVWNYEDTSSIPGPGYCMGIGPLISHGRFLWMGIGSACNYYNKMYGEFMRVWICGEETLIISKSSSMFHIMKHSHYISRFGSKLGLQRIGMHENGIIFNNNPALWKAIRPFFIKALSGPCLVRMVAICVESIIAHLDRLEEVTNKSGYVDVLTLMRRIMLDTSNVLFLGIPLDESAIVVKIQGYFDAWQALLLKPDIFFKISWLSRKYEKSIKDLKDAIEILIDEKRRRISTAEKLEECMDFATELIFAEKRGDLTRENVNQCVLEMLIAAPDTMSVSVFFMLFLIAKHPKVEEAIMKEIQTVVGERDIRIDDMQKLKVVENFIYESMRYQPVVDLVMRKALQDDVIDGYPVKKGTNIILNIGRMHRLEFFPKPNEFTLENFAKNVPYRYFQPFGFGPRACAGKYIAMVMMKAILVTLLRRFHVQTLQGECVENMQKRNDLSLHPVETSNLLEMSFVPRNSDKCLEH; this is encoded by the exons ATGGTTTTGGAAATGCTGAACCCAATGCAGTATAACATCACCAGCATGGTGCCTGAAGTCATGCCTGCTGCCACCATGCCAATCCTGCTGCTCACTGGCCTTCTTCTCTTGGTTTGGAATTATGAGGACACATCTTCAATACCAG GTCCCGGCTACTGTATGGGCATCGGGCCGCTCATCTCCCACGGCAGATTCCTGTGGATGGGCATTGGCAGCGCCTGCAACTACTACAACAAGATGTACGGAGAATTCATGCGAGTCTGGATATGCGGAGAGGAAACGCTCATTATCAGCAA gtCCTCAAGTATGTTCCATATAATGAAGCACAGTCACTACATTTCCCGATTTGGCAGCAAACTTGGGTTGCAGCGCATCGGTATGCATGAGAATGGCATCATATTTAACAACAATCCAGCCCTCTGGAAAGCAATTCGACCTTTCTTTATAAAAG CTCTGTCGGGCCCCTGCCTTGTTCGGATGGTGGCGATTTGCGTTGAGTCCATCATAGCGCACCTGGACAGGTTGGAGGAGGTGACCAACAAGTCAGGCTACGTTGACGTGTTGACCCTCATGCGGCGCATCATGCTGGACACCTCTAACGTGCTCTTCCTGGGGATCCCCCTGGACG aatctGCCATCGTGGTTAAAATCCAGGGTTATTTTGATGCGTGGCAAGCTCTTCTTCTCAAACCAGACATCTTCTTTAAGATTTCgtggctgtccagaaagtatgaAAAGTCTAT CAAGGACTTGAAAGATGCCATAGAAATTCTGATAGATGAAAAAAGACGCAGGATTTCCACAGCAGAGAAACTGGAAGAGTGTATGGACTTTGCCACTGAGTTGATTTTTGCCGAG AAACGTGGTGACCTGACAAGAGAGAATGTGAACCAGTGTGTCCTGGAAATGCTGATCGCGGCCCCTGACaccatgtctgtctctgtgttcTTCATGCTGTTCCTCATTGCAAAGCACCCTAAGGTGGAAGAGGCAATAATGAAGGAAATCCAGACTGTTGTTG GTGAAAGAGACATAAGGATTGATGacatgcaaaaattaaaagtggTGGAAAACTTCATCTATGAGAGCATGCGGTACCAGCCTGTCGTGGACCTGGTCATGCGTAAAGCCTTACAAGATGACGTCATCGATGGCTACCCAGTAAAGAAGGGCACTAACATTATCCTGAATATTGGAAGAATGCACAGACTCGAGTTTTTCCCCAAGCCCAATGAATTTACTCTGGAAAACTTTGCGAAGAAT GTTCCTTACAGGTATTTTCAGCCATTTGGTTTTGGGCCTCGTGCCTGTGCAGGAAAGTACATCGCCATGGTGATGATGAAAGCCATCCTCGTTACACTTCTGAGAAGATTCCACGTGCAGACATTGCAAGGAGAGTGTGTTGAGAACATGCAGAAAAGAAATGACTTGTCCTTACACCCAGTTGAGACCAGCAACCTTCTGGAAATGAGTTTTGTCCCAAGAAACTCAGACAAATGCCTCGAACACTAA